The Opitutales bacterium region CGGCAGTTGATTTCGTCTTTGCTGAGAATATTGCGAAAACAGCCTGAAACCTGATTGGTCAATTCGTTGGTGGTTTCATTGATCAAGTCGCGTCCGTCGAAGGCAGCCATTTTGACTTCATCTTCCCCTAGCATCGTGTAGGCAGCATATTCGGAAGCCTTTTGACTGAAAGGAATGATTATATGAGCCTCGTGGTCGCCGTAGATCGTGACTTCCTTGATGTAGCGCTTTTCTGTGCCTACCAAGAATCCGGTAATGAAGTCGCGCATCGTTAATGCGTTCAGTGGCTGAACGTCAGTGCCGAGGTCCTCTTCAAAAATGTGTTTGAACGATCCCACCACAAAGCGTGGTTCATCGATTGAAGTTTCTGTTTCAGACATGATGCGACTAGGATTCCGTTGTGTAAATTCGGACTGCTTGCAGCTAAATTGAATTGGATCGGCTCAGATCGAGATACACATCTCTAGGATTTCTGTTTTGGGGTTGAAATCAGCGGTCTTGACTGGATGCTCTCTCTTGGCTGGGTCCTATGCATCGGGTGCCAGGCGAACCCCGTCAGGTCCGGAAGGAAGCAGCGGTAGTCATGGAGTTCGAGTGCCGTAGGGTGCCTGGCCGTTTTTATTTTTCACATGGAGCAACCGGGATATCAGGTCATAGCGCGTCGTTGGCGTCCAAAGCAATTTGGGGAATTGGTTGGTCAGGACCACATAGTTCAGACCCTAAAAAACGCTATAACTCAGAATCGTATTGCACATGCCTACCTCTTTGTTGGACCGCGTGGTACCGGTAAGACGTCGACAGCGCGTTTATTCGCGAAGGCTCTCAACGCGGAAGGGGGTCCATCCGTTGAACCAGATAATGAATCTGAGATTTCCAAGGCGATCATCAATGGGAGCTGTATGGACGTCGTCGAAATCGATGGGGCGTCTAACAACAGTGTCGACGATGTCCGCGGCCTGCGTGAGGACTGCCAATATGCGCCGACACAGGGAAACTTCAAAATCTACATCATCGATGAGGTTCATATGTTGTCTCAGGCTGCCTTTAATGCCCTTTTGAAGACACTCGAAGAGCCACCGGCACATGTGAAGTTTATCTTTGCGACCACGGAATCTCACAAGGTGTTGGCTACGATTGTGTCGCGTTGCCAGCGTCTTGAATTTCGCCCGGTTCCGGTAGAGGTGATCGCGGCAAAACTCAAGGTCATTGCGGAAGGCGAAGGGATCACGATTTCAGAATCTGCGCTTCAAGCTATTGCGCGGTTGGCGAATGGAGGGATGCGCGACTCTCAGTCTATC contains the following coding sequences:
- the dnaX gene encoding DNA polymerase III subunit gamma/tau, translated to MEQPGYQVIARRWRPKQFGELVGQDHIVQTLKNAITQNRIAHAYLFVGPRGTGKTSTARLFAKALNAEGGPSVEPDNESEISKAIINGSCMDVVEIDGASNNSVDDVRGLREDCQYAPTQGNFKIYIIDEVHMLSQAAFNALLKTLEEPPAHVKFIFATTESHKVLATIVSRCQRLEFRPVPVEVIAAKLKVIAEGEGITISESALQAIARLANGGMRDSQSILDQMISFCGSDISEQDVLDVYGLVSDETVRSIAQAMAAMDFGAIIGKVDQLVETGRDLVRVLADIEAAVREALLVAIRDGGTSDALGIPLTAESLMRMLDVLRSGSSAVQKGLSDRVNFEVTLLKAAEQSRSRAIDSVIKSLSQMASQLPESSGDKKKMTQSA